In Malus sylvestris chromosome 15, drMalSylv7.2, whole genome shotgun sequence, a single genomic region encodes these proteins:
- the LOC126601426 gene encoding trihelix transcription factor DF1-like gives MQSNFGAAEIGNQHFMDSNSSVLPVFNPQKQNQNFLHQQFHQQQPQPCHHLSQLAHPISITHDLFQRQNQLQFQALLQQQQQEQQEEGRLPWQPSLPSFKLGLSESSGPHNLGFKNWKTQEYYGIRRESMCWKPLDAVVADTTNKRQRQEEGESCRDLEGKHRLYGELEAIYNLAKMGEANQNQTGSGSALTGENCSKNVEFPVVFVDPNGLNAAPADNVRVDNVSEASIGEERSVGKIQKRKRKSKMKEQLSSMTRFFENLVKQVVDHQENLHKKYLEVIEKMEKGRREREEAWRYQAEENHKRETMAKLHEQALASSREALIVSYIEEITGQRVSLPPRQTPLL, from the exons atGCAGTCGAATTTTGGAGCCGCAGAGATTGGAAATCAGCACTTCATGGATTCTAATTCATCAGTTTTACCAGTCTTCAATCCTCAGAAGCAAAACCAGAACTTTTTGCATCAACAATTTCATCAGCAGCAGCCGCAGCCATGTCATCATCTCAGTCAATTAGCTCATCCGATTTCGATTACCCACGACTTGTTCCAACGACAGAATCAGCTCCAATTCCAAGCATtgctgcagcagcagcagcaggaaCAGCAGGAAGAAGGCAGGCTGCCATGGCAGCCGAGCCTTCCAAGTTTCAAGCTTGGTCTCAGTGAAAGCAGTGGACCACATAACTTAGGATTCAAAAATTGGAAAACCCAAGAATATTACGGGATTAGAAGAGAATCAATGTG TTGGAAGCCTCTTGACGCGGTAGTCGCCGACACAACAAACAAAAGGCAGAGGCAGGAAGAAGGGGAGAGTTGCAGAGACTTGGAGGGAAAACACAGGCTTTATGGTGAGCTTGAAGCAATCTATAACCTAGCAAAGATGGGGGAGGCTAATCAGAATCAAACCGGCTCTGGCTCTGCGCTCACCGGCGAAAACTGCTCGAAAAATGTGGAATTTCCTGTGGTTTTTGTTGATCCTAATGGCCTCAATGCTGCTCCAGCTGATAATGTTAGGGTGGATAATGTGTCGGAAGCGTCCATTGGAGAGGAGCGTTCAGTGGGGAAGATTcagaagaggaagagaaagtCGAAAATGAAGGAGCAATTAAGTTCAATGACTAGGTTTTTCGAGAACTTGGTGAAGCAGGTTGTGGATCACCAAGAGAATCTTCATAAAAAGTATTTGGAAGTgattgaaaaaatggagaaaggtagaagggagagagaagaggCATGGAGATATCAAGCGGAAGAGAACCATAAGAGAGAAACCATGGCCAAACTCCATGAGCAGGCTCTAGCTTCAAGCAGAGAAGCTCTCATTGTTTCATACATTGAGGAAATCACTGGCCAAAGAGTCAGCCTTCCTCCTAGGCAAACCCCACTGTTGTAG
- the LOC126601101 gene encoding transcription factor WER-like: MDWEEDLGLMLKTKFCSRMSGRWGKLSRETGLKRYGNRCRLRRLNYQKPDIKRGNITEDEEDLIIRLHKFLGNRKTIEDFAEEAASSLETDSHFTKELRQPSDGIEAKNT; this comes from the exons ATGGACTGGGAAGAGGACCTTGGACTGATGTTGAAGACCAAATTCTGCTCGCGTATGTCAGGGAGATGGGGGAAACTATCGAGGGAAACAG GTCTGAAGAGATATGGGAACCGTTGTAGGCTTAGGCGGTTGAATTATCAGAAGCCGGATATCAAGAGAGGCAACATTACAGAAGACGAAGAAGACCTGATTATCAGGCTCCACAAATTCTTAGGCAACAG GAAAACCATCGAAGACTTCGCTGAAGAGGCTGCGTCATCATTAGAAACCGACTCTCATTTTACCAAAGAACTCAGACAACCGAGCGATGGAATTGAAGCAAAGAATACATAA
- the LOC126601876 gene encoding uncharacterized protein LOC126601876 produces MNSYVETQKTMKFLMGLNESYATVRSNTLLLEPLPTVTKAYALVIRHERQAEVSNGKSTQLETAVFAVKNLSREPTPEDKEMRCGKCNKTNHITKNCRAHLKCTFCGWKGHTFDFCQKRKAATETESNRLFSSKGNQVSQSNKQETVPNFPFSQEDCKQILQMLNKNKSSFANQVSNLPSHEELSGPSLGEDDWDRN; encoded by the exons ATGAACTCATATGTTGAAACTCAGAAAACCATGAAGTTCCTTATGGGACTGAACGAATCGTATGCTACGGTTCGAAGCAATACTCTTCTTCTCGAACCACTGCCTACGGTGACCAAGGCATATGCGTTGGTCATTCGACATGAACGCCAGGCAGAGGTTTCCAATGGGAAAAGCACACAACTAGAAACTGCTGTCTTTGCAGTGAAGAATCTGTCGCGAGAACCTACACCTGAAGACAAGGAGATGCGATGTGGAAAGTGCAATAAAACCAATCACATCACCAAAAATTGTCGTGCACATCTCAAGTGCACTTTTTGCGGATGGAAAGGCCACACCTTCGATTTCTGTCAAAAACGGAAAGCAGCCACAGAGACCGAATCCAATCGTCTCTTTTCTTCAAAGGGGAATCAAGTTTCACAAAGTAACAAGCAAGAGACAGTGCCTAATTTCCCGTTCTCTCAGGAGGACTGCAAGCAAATCCTTCAGATGTTGAACAAGAACAAATCATCATTTGCCAATCAAGTCAGTAATCTTCCTAGTCATGAAGAACTTTCAG GACCTTCGCTCGGGGAAGATGATTGGGACAGGAACTGA
- the LOC126602075 gene encoding cytochrome P450 72A397-like: MEDYLIFIKTLVFSLGSVILVSVLRVVHVYWFRPKSLEKQLRKQGIRGKTYRLFQDDMKEISLSSKEACAKPMSLNHQIARRIFPFFHQMVQNYGKVSLGWIETRPRLIVADPELIKLILAEKNGQITKPPLNPLVNLLQMGISTLEGEQWAKRRRLIKPAFHLEKLKGMVPAFVTCCFGLINRWESLVGHEGRCELDVAPEFQNLAGDVIARTAFGSNYEEGKKIFELQKKQAILVLEAYYDFYFPGKRFIPTKKNRMRYNLDNEIKAILRGMISKKEQAAMENGEEGANDLLGLLLQCKEQEQTSMTIEDVIEECKLFYFAGQETTANWLTWAMIVLSMHPNWQEKAREEVLRVCGKNTPDLDALNHLKIVSMILKEVLRLYPPVSALYRHTQIKTNVGGISIPAGVEFVLLTMFLHYDKKCWGEDVEEFNPERFADGVVKAPKDQVVFYPFGWGPRICIGQTFAVIEAKMALAMILQHFSFELSPSYTHAPVMGITLQPQHGATVTLHRI, from the exons atggaAGATTATCTTATTTTTATCAAAACGTTGGTATTTTCTTTGGGTTCTGTAATTCTCGTTTCTGTTCTGAGAGTTGTTCATGTCTACTGGTTTAGACCCAAGAGCTTGGAGAAGCAGTTGAGAAAGCAAGGGATCAGAGGCAAAACTTACAGGCTTTTCCAGGATGACATGAAAGAGATCAGCCTGTCCAGCAAGGAAGCATGCGCCAAACCCATGTCTCTTAACCACCAGATTGCTCGACGTATCTTCCCGTTTTTTCATCAAATGGTGCAGAattatg gaAAAGTGAGTTTGGGGTGGATTGAAACAAGGCCAAGGCTGATTGTAGCTGACCCAGAGCTGATCAAGTTGATATTAGCCGAAAAGAATGGGCAGATTACAAAGCCACCACTGAACCCACTTGTCAATCTTCTACAAATGGGCATCTCAACCTTGGAAGGAGAGCAATGGGCCAAACGCAGAAGGCTCATCAAACCTGCTTTCCACCTTGAGAAATTAAAG gGAATGGTGCCTGCATTTGTAACCTGTTGTTTTGGTCTGATCAATCGGTGGGAAAGTTTAGTTGGACATGAAGGAAGATGTGAACTAGATGTAGCTCCTGAATTTCAAAACCTTGCTGGTGATGTTATAGCTAGAACAGCCTTTGGAAGCAACTACGAAGAGGGGAAGAAAATATTTGAGCTTCAAAAAAAGCAAGCTATTCTAGTGCTTGAAGCCTACTATGATTTCTATTTTCCAGGCAAAAG ATTCATACCCACTAAAAAGAACAGGATGAGGTACAACTTGGACAACGAAATCAAAGCAATATTAAGGGGTATGATCAGCAAGAAAGAGCAAGCAGCCATGGAAAATGGTGAAGAGGGTGCAAATGATTTGCTGGGCTTACTATTACAATGCAAAGAACAAGAGCAAACAAGCATGACAATTGAGGATGTCATAGAGGAGTGCAAGCTGTTCTACTTTGCTGGCCAAGAAACCACAGCCAACTGGCTGACTTGGGCTATGATTGTCTTATCTATGCATCCAAACTGGCAAGAAAAAGCAAGAGAAGAAGTCCTGCGTGTGTGTGGAAAGAACACACCTGATTTAGATGCTCTAAATCACCTTAAGATT gttTCGATGATACTAAAGGAAGTTCTAAGGTTATATCCACCTGTGTCTGCTCTATACAGGCACACCCAAATCAAAACCAATGTTGGAGGCATTTCCATCCCAGCTGGGGTTGAATTTGTGCTGCTGACTATGTTTCTTCACTATGATAAAAAATGTTGGGGGGAAGACGTTGAGGAGTTCAACCCCGAGAGATTTGCTGATGGAGTTGTGAAGGCACCAAAGGATCAAGTTGTATTCTACCCATTTGGTTGGGGCCCTAGAATATGCATAGGGCAAACTTTTGCTGTGATAGAAGCAAAGATGGCTCTAGCTATGATTCTTCAGCATTTTTCATTTGAGCTCTCACCTTCTTACACTCATGCTCCTGTTATGGGCATTACCCTTCAGCCACAACATGGAGCCACAGTTACACTTCACAGAATTTAA
- the LOC126601686 gene encoding transcription factor MYB1-like produces the protein MGRSPCCSKEGLNKGAWTALEDQILTDYIKTHGEGKWRRIPKEAGLRRCGKSCRLRWLNYLRPDIKRGNITQEEEDLIIRLHKLLGNRWSLIAGRIPGRTDNEIKNYWNTYLRKKVNGAETPRLLGNKVDENNKKKRKRDNSEKTNPSVNKTKPRAMVKSDSFAVIRTKASKCNKVLVMPDQLLDHQINHGLLEDTTTTISEDSMLDFDVGELLVSENNDIPDDSDFWKICQQLEDNTNNGGSKNRCPSSTSLAPLLFSDEMLKDWMRDDFFNRQC, from the exons atgggAAGAAGTCCTTGTTGCTCTAAGGAGGGACTGAACAAAGGAGCATGGACTGCTCTGGAAGATCAAATTCTCACAGATTACATCAAAACCCATGGTGAAGGAAAATGGAGAAGGATTCCAAAGGAAGCTG GTCTCAGGAGATGTGGAAAGAGCTGCCGACTGAGGTGGCTCAATTATCTTAGACCTGATATCAAAAGGGGTAACATAACTCAGGAGGAAGAGGATCTCATCATTAGGCTCCACAAGCTATTAGGCAACAG ATGGTCACTAATAGCAGGAAGAATTCCAGGACGAACAGACAATGAAATAAAGAACTACTGGAACACATACTTGCGAAAAAAAGTGAATGGTGCTGAAACACCAAGGCTATTAGGAAATAAGGTGGATGAGAACaataagaagaagaggaagagagacaaCTCAGAGAAGACCAACCCATCTGTTAATAAAACCAAACCACGGGCCATGGTGAAGTCCGACAGCTTTGCAGTTATCCGTACGAAGGCATCAAAGTGCAACAAGGTTCTGGTCATGCCGGACCAACTGCTTGATCATCAGATTAATCATGGGTTGTTAGAAGACACTACTACTACCATTTCAGAAGATAGCATGTTGGATTTTGATGTGGGGGAGCTCTTAGTGTCTGAAAATAATGATATTCCAGATGATTCAGACTTCTGGAAAATATGTCAGCAGTTGGAAGACAACACTAACAATGGTGGCTCGAAGAACAGATGCCCGTCATCGACATCGCTTGCACCTCTTTTGTTCTCAGATGAAATGCTCAAGGATTGGATGAGAGATGACTTTTTCAACCGTCAGTGTTGA